A window from Sebastes fasciatus isolate fSebFas1 chromosome 22, fSebFas1.pri, whole genome shotgun sequence encodes these proteins:
- the LOC141761015 gene encoding C-type isolectin Sp-CL4-like has protein sequence MRPAVVTAVLLLVGVLDAVTAQDMPSALGFCERYPDVPCDGGWIRINDERCAKLIETKKTFQDAQEHCENTFDGNLVSLHDEDEMISTLCMTLRADPHIQTVWIGGKKSGEVFTFNDGSKFNYPAWKIGEPDNAGGDQDCVEADMTMWGFCSDAPCSEVNSFVCAKNM, from the exons ATGCGTCCAGCTGTGGTAACCGCTGTCCTGCTGTTGGTGGGCGTCCTGGACGCCGTGACGGCCCAAGACA TGCCTTCAGCTCTGGGCTTTTGTGAACGCTACCCAGATGTGCCGTGTGATGGCGGTTGGATCCGCATCAATGACGAACGCTGTGCTAAATTGATCGAAACTAAAAAAACTTTCCAGGATGCACAG GAACACTGCGAGAACACCTTCGACGGTAATCTGGTGTCGCTGCACGACGAGGACGAGATGATAAGCACGCTTTGTATGACCTTGCGCGCCGACCCTCATATCCAAACTGTTTGGATTGGAGGCAAAAAGTCAGGG GAAGTCTTTACATTCAACGATGGATCTAAATTCAACTACCCTGCTTGGAAGATCGGTGAGCCGGACAACGCTGGTGGAGACCAGGACTGCGTCGAGGCGGACATGACGA TGTGGGGATTCTGTAGCGATGCACCTTGCTCAGAGGTGAATTCCTTTGTATGTGCCAAGAACATGTGA
- the rbm46 gene encoding putative RNA-binding protein 46 isoform X1 gives MAADRIRADGDRESDGDMDGDSGKVSPLVGEDEFKASCAKEMALLDLMEKTGYNMVQENGQRKYGGPPPGWEGPPPPRGCEVFVGKIPRDLYEDELVPLFERAGRIYEFRLMMEFSGENRGYAFVMYTNREAAQRAIQMLDNSEIRPGKFIGVCVSLDNCRLFIGSIPKDKRKDEIMEEMTKVTDGVVDVIVYPSSVDKSRNRGFAFVEYESHKAAAMARRKLIPGTFQLWGHSIQVDWAEPEKDVDEEVMQRVRVLYVRNLMLSTSEETLRQEFSRFKPGSVERVKKLTDYAFVHYRCRDDAITALSLMNGAQIDGSSVEVTLAKPAGIREGSVAGGRRYNSRGYLGNNPAAGGGGGGGGGGGGGGGGGGNGTFYLHRSDGGMMGGAVDACSPLRTVPLPPRLGSPFYTGAEDSDRCMLPLFPGTPLSPTSLLSLKQGQIGSAVSLLDFYCCKSHWSQPEYHLYSTPGHDGKPLLLYKVVIPSTRSTYLPDKLCVMLDDAKELAAQTTLWNLDSSFLSAASCDSPSSPSPPLAAAPPSATSPGLLTCGGRAFATCLPPPPPPPSPFTLSPLSSLSTLSPPASQTQRLYFSSQSPFY, from the exons ATGGCGGCAGACCGAATAAGAGCCG acggagacagagaaTCAGACGGAGACATGGACGGAGACTCGGGTAAAGTCAGCCCGCTGGTGGGCGAGGACGAGTTCAAGGCGTCCTGCGCCAAAGAGATGGCTCTGCTCGATCTGATGGAGAAGACGGGATACAACATGGTGCAGGAGAACGGACAGAGGAAGTACGGTGGACCGCcgccag GCTGGGAGGGCCCGCCCCCGCCGCGGGGCTGCGAGGTGTTTGTGGGGAAGATCCCCAGAGACCTGTACGAAGACGAGCTGGTCCCTCTGTTCGAGAGAGCCGGCAGGATCTACGAGTTCAGACTGATGATGGAGTTCAGCGGGGAGAACCGCGGCTACGCTTTCGTCATGTACACCAACAG AGAGGCGGCGCAGAGAGCCATCCAGATGTTGGACAACTCCGAGATCCGTCCGGGGAAGTTCATCGGCGTGTGCGTGAGTCTGGACAACTGCCGCCTCTTCATCGGCTCCATCCCCAAAGACAAGAGGAAGGACGAGATCATGGAGGAGATGACGAAG GTGACAGATGGCGTGGTGGATGTGATCGTGTATCCCAGCTCCGTAGATAAGAGCAGAAACCGAGGCTTTGCCTTCGTCGAGTATGAATCCCACAAAGCGGCAGCCATGGCCCGGAGGAAGCTCATACCAG GAACCTTCCAGCTGTGGGGTCACTCCATCCAGGTGGACTGGGCCGAGCCAGAGAAAGATGTGGACGAGGAGGTCATGCAGCGCGTCCGAGTCCTTTAT GTGCGTAACCTGATGCTGAGCACCAGCGAAGAAACTCTCCGTCAGGAGTTCTCCCGCTTCAAACCGGGCTCCGTGGAGCGCGTCAAGAAGCTCACCGACTACGCCTTCGTTCACTACCGCTGCCGCGACGACGCCATCACCGCGCTGAGCCTCATGAACGGAGCCCAGATCGACGGATCCAGTGTGGAGGTGACGCTGGCCAAACCGGCTGGGATCAGAGAGGGGAGCGTGGCCGGGGGGAGGAGGTACAACAGCAGGGGATACCTGGGAAACAACccagctgcaggaggaggaggaggaggaggaggaggaggaggaggaggaggaggtggtggagggaaCGGGACGTTTTACCTGCACAGGAGCGATGGAGGGATGATGGGAGGAGCTGTAGACGCATGCTCCCCACTGAGAACAGTGCCCCTGCCGCCACGCCTGGGGAGCCCCTTCTACACAGGAGCAG AGGACTCGGACCGCTGTATGCTCCCCCTCTTTCCCGGCACTCCCCTCTCCCCGAccagcctgctgtctctgaagCAGGGTCAGATCGGCTCCGCCGTCAGTCTGCTCGACTTTTACTGCTGCAAAAGCCACTGGTCGCAGCCCGAGTACCACCTGTACTCCACACCTGGACACGACGGGAAGCCGCTGCTGCTGTACAAG gtggTGATCCCGTCAACACGAAGCACCTACCTCCCAGACAAGCTGTGTGTGATGCTGGATGATGCCAAAGAGCTGGCTGCACAGACGACCCTGTGGAACCTGG ACTCGTCCTTCCTGAGCGCAGCTTCCTGTGATTCTCCCAGCAGCCCCTCTCCTCCGCTCGCCGCCGCCCCCCCCTCCGCCACCAGTCCCGGGTTGCTGACCTGCGGCGGCAGAGCCTTCGCCACCtgcctccctccacctcctcctccgcccTCCCCCTtcaccctctctcccctctcctctctgtccacgCTCAGCCCTCCGGCCTCCCAAACACAGAGGCTCTACTTCAGCTCCCAGTCGCCTTTCTACTGA
- the LOC141761347 gene encoding uncharacterized protein LOC141761347 → MPYKRRGRKGLIHQRVHTGEKRHSCDECGAAFTTSGHLKTHQRIHTGEKPYSCDECGAAFTQSGNLKSHQRIHTGEKPYSCDQCGKAFSQRTSLKAHQRSHTGEKPYSCDECGAAFTESGPLKRHQRIHTGEKPYSCDECGAAFTESGPLKTHQRIHTGEKPYSCDECGAAFTTSGHLKSHQRIHTGEKPYSCDECGAAFTTSGQLKRHQRIHTGEKPFSCDECGAVFITSGNLKSHQRIHTGEKPYWCDQCGKTFSLDSSLKVHQRIHTGEKPYWCDQCGKTFSHSGNLKSHQRIHTASL, encoded by the exons ATGCCGTAC aaacggagaggaagaaagggactGATTCATCAGAgagttcacactggagagaaacgacacagctgtgatgaatgtggagcagctttcacaacatcaggtcacctgaaaacacatcaacgtattcacactggagagaaaccctacagctgtgatgaatgtggagcagctttcactcaatcaggtaacctgaaatcccaccaacgcattcacactggagagaaaccgtactcgTGTGATCAATGTGGTAAAGCTTTTTCTCAGCGTACTAGCCTTAAAGCCCATCAACGtagtcacactggagagaaaccctacagctgtgatgaatgtggagcagctttcactgagTCAGGTCCCCTGAAaagacatcaacgcattcacactggagagaaaccctacagctgtgatgaatgtggagcagctttcactgagTCAGGTCCcctgaaaacacatcaacgtattcacactggagagaaaccctacagctgtgatgaatgtggagcagctttcactacatcaggtcacctgaaatcccaccaacgcattcacactggagagaaaccatacagctgtgatgaatgtggagcagctttcacaacATCAGGTCAGTTGAAAAGACATCAAcgtattcacactggagagaaacccttcagctgtgatgaatgtggagcagtttTCATTACATCAGGTAACCTGAAATCCCACCAACGCATTcatactggagagaaaccgtactggtgtgaccaatgtggtaaaaccTTTTCTCTGGATAGTTCCCTTAAAgtccaccaacgcattcacactggagagaaaccgtactggtgtgaccaatgtggtaaaactTTTTCTCATAGTGGTAACCTTAAATCCCACCAGCGCATTCACACTGCATCGTTGTGA
- the rbm46 gene encoding putative RNA-binding protein 46 isoform X2 — MDGDSGKVSPLVGEDEFKASCAKEMALLDLMEKTGYNMVQENGQRKYGGPPPGWEGPPPPRGCEVFVGKIPRDLYEDELVPLFERAGRIYEFRLMMEFSGENRGYAFVMYTNREAAQRAIQMLDNSEIRPGKFIGVCVSLDNCRLFIGSIPKDKRKDEIMEEMTKVTDGVVDVIVYPSSVDKSRNRGFAFVEYESHKAAAMARRKLIPGTFQLWGHSIQVDWAEPEKDVDEEVMQRVRVLYVRNLMLSTSEETLRQEFSRFKPGSVERVKKLTDYAFVHYRCRDDAITALSLMNGAQIDGSSVEVTLAKPAGIREGSVAGGRRYNSRGYLGNNPAAGGGGGGGGGGGGGGGGGGNGTFYLHRSDGGMMGGAVDACSPLRTVPLPPRLGSPFYTGAEDSDRCMLPLFPGTPLSPTSLLSLKQGQIGSAVSLLDFYCCKSHWSQPEYHLYSTPGHDGKPLLLYKVVIPSTRSTYLPDKLCVMLDDAKELAAQTTLWNLDSSFLSAASCDSPSSPSPPLAAAPPSATSPGLLTCGGRAFATCLPPPPPPPSPFTLSPLSSLSTLSPPASQTQRLYFSSQSPFY, encoded by the exons ATGGACGGAGACTCGGGTAAAGTCAGCCCGCTGGTGGGCGAGGACGAGTTCAAGGCGTCCTGCGCCAAAGAGATGGCTCTGCTCGATCTGATGGAGAAGACGGGATACAACATGGTGCAGGAGAACGGACAGAGGAAGTACGGTGGACCGCcgccag GCTGGGAGGGCCCGCCCCCGCCGCGGGGCTGCGAGGTGTTTGTGGGGAAGATCCCCAGAGACCTGTACGAAGACGAGCTGGTCCCTCTGTTCGAGAGAGCCGGCAGGATCTACGAGTTCAGACTGATGATGGAGTTCAGCGGGGAGAACCGCGGCTACGCTTTCGTCATGTACACCAACAG AGAGGCGGCGCAGAGAGCCATCCAGATGTTGGACAACTCCGAGATCCGTCCGGGGAAGTTCATCGGCGTGTGCGTGAGTCTGGACAACTGCCGCCTCTTCATCGGCTCCATCCCCAAAGACAAGAGGAAGGACGAGATCATGGAGGAGATGACGAAG GTGACAGATGGCGTGGTGGATGTGATCGTGTATCCCAGCTCCGTAGATAAGAGCAGAAACCGAGGCTTTGCCTTCGTCGAGTATGAATCCCACAAAGCGGCAGCCATGGCCCGGAGGAAGCTCATACCAG GAACCTTCCAGCTGTGGGGTCACTCCATCCAGGTGGACTGGGCCGAGCCAGAGAAAGATGTGGACGAGGAGGTCATGCAGCGCGTCCGAGTCCTTTAT GTGCGTAACCTGATGCTGAGCACCAGCGAAGAAACTCTCCGTCAGGAGTTCTCCCGCTTCAAACCGGGCTCCGTGGAGCGCGTCAAGAAGCTCACCGACTACGCCTTCGTTCACTACCGCTGCCGCGACGACGCCATCACCGCGCTGAGCCTCATGAACGGAGCCCAGATCGACGGATCCAGTGTGGAGGTGACGCTGGCCAAACCGGCTGGGATCAGAGAGGGGAGCGTGGCCGGGGGGAGGAGGTACAACAGCAGGGGATACCTGGGAAACAACccagctgcaggaggaggaggaggaggaggaggaggaggaggaggaggaggaggtggtggagggaaCGGGACGTTTTACCTGCACAGGAGCGATGGAGGGATGATGGGAGGAGCTGTAGACGCATGCTCCCCACTGAGAACAGTGCCCCTGCCGCCACGCCTGGGGAGCCCCTTCTACACAGGAGCAG AGGACTCGGACCGCTGTATGCTCCCCCTCTTTCCCGGCACTCCCCTCTCCCCGAccagcctgctgtctctgaagCAGGGTCAGATCGGCTCCGCCGTCAGTCTGCTCGACTTTTACTGCTGCAAAAGCCACTGGTCGCAGCCCGAGTACCACCTGTACTCCACACCTGGACACGACGGGAAGCCGCTGCTGCTGTACAAG gtggTGATCCCGTCAACACGAAGCACCTACCTCCCAGACAAGCTGTGTGTGATGCTGGATGATGCCAAAGAGCTGGCTGCACAGACGACCCTGTGGAACCTGG ACTCGTCCTTCCTGAGCGCAGCTTCCTGTGATTCTCCCAGCAGCCCCTCTCCTCCGCTCGCCGCCGCCCCCCCCTCCGCCACCAGTCCCGGGTTGCTGACCTGCGGCGGCAGAGCCTTCGCCACCtgcctccctccacctcctcctccgcccTCCCCCTtcaccctctctcccctctcctctctgtccacgCTCAGCCCTCCGGCCTCCCAAACACAGAGGCTCTACTTCAGCTCCCAGTCGCCTTTCTACTGA
- the rbm46 gene encoding putative RNA-binding protein 46 isoform X3 produces MAADRIRADGDRESDGDMDGDSGKVSPLVGEDEFKASCAKEMALLDLMEKTGYNMVQENGQRKYGGPPPGWEGPPPPRGCEVFVGKIPRDLYEDELVPLFERAGRIYEFRLMMEFSGENRGYAFVMYTNREAAQRAIQMLDNSEIRPGKFIGVCVSLDNCRLFIGSIPKDKRKDEIMEEMTKVTDGVVDVIVYPSSVDKSRNRGFAFVEYESHKAAAMARRKLIPGTFQLWGHSIQVDWAEPEKDVDEEVMQRVRVLYVRNLMLSTSEETLRQEFSRFKPGSVERVKKLTDYAFVHYRCRDDAITALSLMNGAQIDGSSVEVTLAKPAGIREGSVAGGRRYNSRGYLGNNPAAGGGGGGGGGGGGGGGGGGNGTFYLHRSDGGMMGGAVDACSPLRTVPLPPRLGSPFYTGAEDSDRCMLPLFPGTPLSPTSLLSLKQGQIGSAVSLLDFYCCKSHWSQPEYHLYSTPGHDGKPLLLYKVVIPSTRSTYLPDKLCVMLDDAKELAAQTTLWNLGGLFSSETQQ; encoded by the exons ATGGCGGCAGACCGAATAAGAGCCG acggagacagagaaTCAGACGGAGACATGGACGGAGACTCGGGTAAAGTCAGCCCGCTGGTGGGCGAGGACGAGTTCAAGGCGTCCTGCGCCAAAGAGATGGCTCTGCTCGATCTGATGGAGAAGACGGGATACAACATGGTGCAGGAGAACGGACAGAGGAAGTACGGTGGACCGCcgccag GCTGGGAGGGCCCGCCCCCGCCGCGGGGCTGCGAGGTGTTTGTGGGGAAGATCCCCAGAGACCTGTACGAAGACGAGCTGGTCCCTCTGTTCGAGAGAGCCGGCAGGATCTACGAGTTCAGACTGATGATGGAGTTCAGCGGGGAGAACCGCGGCTACGCTTTCGTCATGTACACCAACAG AGAGGCGGCGCAGAGAGCCATCCAGATGTTGGACAACTCCGAGATCCGTCCGGGGAAGTTCATCGGCGTGTGCGTGAGTCTGGACAACTGCCGCCTCTTCATCGGCTCCATCCCCAAAGACAAGAGGAAGGACGAGATCATGGAGGAGATGACGAAG GTGACAGATGGCGTGGTGGATGTGATCGTGTATCCCAGCTCCGTAGATAAGAGCAGAAACCGAGGCTTTGCCTTCGTCGAGTATGAATCCCACAAAGCGGCAGCCATGGCCCGGAGGAAGCTCATACCAG GAACCTTCCAGCTGTGGGGTCACTCCATCCAGGTGGACTGGGCCGAGCCAGAGAAAGATGTGGACGAGGAGGTCATGCAGCGCGTCCGAGTCCTTTAT GTGCGTAACCTGATGCTGAGCACCAGCGAAGAAACTCTCCGTCAGGAGTTCTCCCGCTTCAAACCGGGCTCCGTGGAGCGCGTCAAGAAGCTCACCGACTACGCCTTCGTTCACTACCGCTGCCGCGACGACGCCATCACCGCGCTGAGCCTCATGAACGGAGCCCAGATCGACGGATCCAGTGTGGAGGTGACGCTGGCCAAACCGGCTGGGATCAGAGAGGGGAGCGTGGCCGGGGGGAGGAGGTACAACAGCAGGGGATACCTGGGAAACAACccagctgcaggaggaggaggaggaggaggaggaggaggaggaggaggaggaggtggtggagggaaCGGGACGTTTTACCTGCACAGGAGCGATGGAGGGATGATGGGAGGAGCTGTAGACGCATGCTCCCCACTGAGAACAGTGCCCCTGCCGCCACGCCTGGGGAGCCCCTTCTACACAGGAGCAG AGGACTCGGACCGCTGTATGCTCCCCCTCTTTCCCGGCACTCCCCTCTCCCCGAccagcctgctgtctctgaagCAGGGTCAGATCGGCTCCGCCGTCAGTCTGCTCGACTTTTACTGCTGCAAAAGCCACTGGTCGCAGCCCGAGTACCACCTGTACTCCACACCTGGACACGACGGGAAGCCGCTGCTGCTGTACAAG gtggTGATCCCGTCAACACGAAGCACCTACCTCCCAGACAAGCTGTGTGTGATGCTGGATGATGCCAAAGAGCTGGCTGCACAGACGACCCTGTGGAACCTGG GAGGCCTTTTCTCATCTGAGACTCAGCAGTGA